Proteins encoded together in one Rhizobium bangladeshense window:
- the mobA gene encoding molybdenum cofactor guanylyltransferase MobA yields MTGFSLDRSDIAGVVLAGGRSQRMGRDKAEVTLGTESLLHHVLARLSQQVISVAVNADAATEHVPVIPDRFPGKAGPMAGIHAAMVYAAGLPSVTHVVTVSVDCPFFPTDLVARLSAALEHPLQIAIAASEGRSHPVFGLWPVTLAADLETWFAIDEKRRVRDFLLRHDVTQVAFPLHPTRASLLDPFFNINTPDDLIEAERWLEALRA; encoded by the coding sequence ATGACTGGTTTTTCGCTCGACAGGTCAGATATAGCGGGCGTCGTGCTCGCCGGCGGCCGCTCGCAACGCATGGGCCGCGACAAGGCGGAGGTGACGCTTGGAACAGAGAGCTTGCTCCACCATGTGCTGGCCCGTCTCTCGCAGCAGGTCATCTCCGTTGCCGTCAACGCGGATGCCGCCACCGAGCACGTGCCGGTCATCCCCGACCGTTTTCCCGGCAAGGCCGGGCCGATGGCCGGCATCCATGCGGCAATGGTCTATGCGGCCGGCCTTCCCTCGGTTACCCACGTCGTTACCGTTTCGGTGGATTGCCCGTTCTTCCCCACCGATCTCGTCGCCCGCCTGTCAGCAGCGCTCGAGCATCCTTTGCAGATCGCCATTGCCGCCTCCGAGGGCCGCAGCCATCCGGTCTTCGGGCTCTGGCCGGTGACGCTTGCCGCTGATCTGGAAACCTGGTTCGCCATCGACGAAAAACGCCGCGTGCGCGACTTCCTGTTGCGGCATGACGTTACGCAAGTGGCCTTTCCCCTGCATCCGACCCGCGCCAGCCTGCTCGACCCTTTCTTCAACATCAATACGCCGGATGATCTCATCGAGGCGGAACGCTGGCTGGAGGCCCTTCGCGCATGA
- a CDS encoding ATP-binding protein, producing MKAGMSILSGLMWPRTLRSRIFLILLVGLAFAYGLSFSVLYMERYMSAKAVMLGTLENDVATSIAVLDRLPASERGDLLDWLSRGNYRFELGPGLAGVPDSSSKAREIAGKIGAAAGHRFPIRIERIPGEVNRLQAHLTLSDGTPLTIDVTPRGVMPIAAWLPYVFAIQMALLILCTWFAVRQAIRPLGKLAAAADALDPDKDGQALSEAGPSEVAHAARAFNAMRERIAHYLEERVQILAAISHDLQTPITRMRLRVDMAEDSPEKEKLVHDLAEIQRLVQDGIAYARSARGSGEKNARIDLASFIDSIAYDYQDTGKAVTVVGLVEGAAFTRPHALRRILSNFIDNALKFAGAAEISVERGADNAVVISVMDRGPGIPDDMLEAAMQPFFRLEHSRNRETGGTGLGLAIAQQLTAKIGGSLRLYNRSGGGLVAEVTIR from the coding sequence ATGAAGGCGGGAATGTCGATCCTGTCGGGCCTGATGTGGCCGAGAACGCTCAGATCGCGGATTTTTCTGATTCTTTTGGTTGGCCTGGCCTTCGCCTATGGGCTCTCTTTCAGCGTTCTCTACATGGAGCGCTACATGTCGGCCAAGGCGGTGATGCTCGGTACGCTGGAAAATGACGTCGCAACATCGATTGCCGTTCTTGACCGGCTTCCGGCAAGTGAGCGCGGCGACCTTTTGGACTGGCTGAGCCGCGGCAACTACCGTTTCGAACTCGGGCCTGGCCTGGCCGGTGTGCCCGACAGCTCCAGCAAGGCGAGAGAGATCGCAGGAAAGATAGGGGCGGCTGCGGGGCATCGCTTTCCGATCCGAATCGAACGGATTCCGGGCGAGGTGAACCGGCTGCAGGCGCATCTGACGCTGAGCGACGGAACTCCTCTGACGATCGATGTCACACCGAGAGGCGTCATGCCGATCGCCGCATGGCTGCCCTATGTGTTCGCGATCCAGATGGCGCTGCTTATCCTCTGCACCTGGTTTGCGGTCCGCCAGGCGATCCGGCCGCTCGGCAAGCTCGCCGCTGCCGCCGATGCGCTCGATCCTGACAAGGACGGTCAGGCTTTGAGCGAAGCCGGGCCGAGCGAGGTGGCGCATGCGGCAAGAGCGTTCAATGCGATGCGGGAGAGGATCGCCCACTATCTCGAGGAACGTGTGCAGATATTGGCGGCGATCTCGCACGACCTGCAGACACCGATCACCCGCATGCGGTTGCGCGTCGACATGGCAGAGGATTCACCCGAGAAGGAAAAGCTGGTGCATGATCTCGCCGAGATCCAGCGTCTCGTCCAGGACGGTATTGCCTATGCGCGCAGCGCCCGCGGCAGCGGGGAAAAGAACGCTCGAATCGATCTCGCATCGTTCATCGACAGCATAGCCTACGACTATCAGGACACTGGAAAGGCCGTCACGGTCGTCGGGTTGGTTGAAGGCGCCGCCTTCACCAGGCCGCATGCCCTTCGCCGCATCCTGTCGAATTTCATCGACAATGCGTTGAAATTTGCCGGCGCCGCGGAGATCAGCGTCGAGCGCGGTGCTGACAACGCAGTCGTTATCAGCGTCATGGATCGCGGACCCGGCATTCCGGATGATATGCTCGAAGCCGCGATGCAGCCCTTCTTCCGGCTCGAGCACTCCCGCAACCGGGAGACAGGCGGCACAGGTCTTGGACTAGCCATCGCCCAGCAGCTGACGGCCAAGATCGGCGGATCTCTGAGGCTCTACAATCGCTCCGGCGGCGGGCTGGTGGCTGAAGTCACCATTCGGTGA
- the mobB gene encoding molybdopterin-guanine dinucleotide biosynthesis protein B — translation MTAPKIFGIAGWKNSGKTGLAVRLVTEFTRRGYRISTIKHAHHDFDIDKVGADSYRHRQAGAHEVTIVSGTRYAIMHELRGAPEPEFEEILARLAPCDLVLIEGYKREPIPKIEARRLEAANRQPLAPTDPHICAIAADHAVADTALPVFDLDDTDAIADFIAAVVGLGQARH, via the coding sequence ATGACAGCACCAAAAATCTTCGGCATCGCCGGCTGGAAGAACTCGGGCAAGACCGGGCTTGCCGTCCGGCTGGTGACGGAGTTCACCCGCCGAGGCTACCGGATCTCGACGATCAAGCACGCTCATCATGATTTCGACATCGACAAGGTCGGAGCCGATAGCTACCGCCACCGCCAGGCCGGCGCCCACGAGGTCACCATCGTGTCCGGCACGCGCTACGCCATCATGCACGAATTACGCGGCGCCCCCGAACCCGAATTCGAGGAGATCCTCGCCCGCCTTGCCCCCTGTGATCTCGTCCTGATCGAGGGCTACAAGCGCGAGCCTATTCCGAAGATCGAGGCTCGTCGCCTTGAAGCCGCCAATCGTCAGCCGCTGGCACCGACCGATCCTCATATCTGCGCCATCGCCGCCGATCATGCCGTGGCGGATACGGCCCTGCCCGTCTTCGATCTAGATGACACGGACGCCATCGCCGATTTCATCGCGGCGGTCGTCGGCCTCGGCCAAGCGAGGCACTGA
- a CDS encoding ATPase domain-containing protein, translating to MNSAAPATKARTGVSGLDTILAGGLSTGHVFLLEGNPGAGKTTIALQFLIEGARLGELGLYITLSETESELRAGAASHGMVIDGNIEIFEVVPPESLLDADQQQSLLYSSDLELGETTREIFAAFERVKPRRVVLDSLSEIRLLAQSSLRYRRQILALKHYFARQGATVLLLDDLTSDVLDKTVHSVVHGVIHLEELAPNYGSERRRLRIMKYRGQAFRGGFHDFIIQTGGVVVFPRLVAAEHRSSYLRDQISCDIPKLDLLLGGGIERGSSTLILGPAGTGKSTFSFQFLVAAIRRGEKAAAFIFDEELGLLLARLKVLGMDLEAMRDAGQVHIEQLDAAELSPGEFAHRVRDCVDKLGAKTVIIDSINGYQASMPDENSLVLHMHELLQFLNRQGANTFLTVAQHGLVGDMKAPVDVTYLADTVILLRYFEAAGKVRRAVSVIKKRTGFHEDTIREYRIGANGLTLGGPLVGFQGVLRGVPEFTDTAKSLLSTDGGDSGNS from the coding sequence ATGAACAGTGCCGCGCCTGCCACGAAAGCCCGGACCGGTGTGTCCGGTTTGGATACAATTCTGGCAGGGGGCCTCTCCACAGGGCACGTGTTCCTACTGGAGGGGAATCCGGGAGCGGGCAAAACCACAATCGCCCTGCAGTTTTTGATCGAAGGTGCGCGGCTTGGCGAGCTGGGGCTCTACATCACGCTTTCGGAAACCGAGAGCGAATTGCGGGCCGGCGCCGCGTCGCACGGCATGGTGATCGACGGCAATATCGAGATCTTCGAGGTCGTGCCTCCTGAAAGCCTGCTCGATGCAGACCAGCAGCAGAGTCTGCTATATTCTTCGGATCTTGAACTCGGAGAGACGACGAGGGAGATTTTCGCCGCGTTCGAGCGGGTCAAGCCACGTCGCGTGGTGCTTGACAGCCTTTCCGAGATCAGGCTGCTGGCGCAAAGCTCACTCCGCTATCGCCGGCAGATCCTTGCGCTGAAGCATTATTTTGCGCGGCAGGGAGCGACGGTTCTTTTGTTGGACGATCTGACATCCGACGTACTGGACAAGACGGTGCACAGCGTTGTCCACGGCGTGATCCATCTTGAGGAACTGGCGCCGAATTACGGCTCCGAACGCCGACGTCTGAGGATCATGAAATATCGCGGGCAGGCGTTCCGCGGTGGCTTTCACGATTTCATCATCCAGACTGGCGGCGTGGTTGTATTTCCTCGGCTCGTCGCCGCCGAACACAGGTCGAGTTACCTCCGCGATCAGATCTCCTGTGACATTCCGAAGCTGGATCTTCTTCTTGGCGGCGGCATCGAGCGGGGTTCCAGCACACTCATCCTCGGTCCAGCGGGCACGGGCAAAAGCACCTTTTCGTTTCAGTTCCTGGTTGCGGCGATCCGGCGGGGCGAAAAGGCGGCGGCCTTCATTTTCGATGAGGAGCTCGGTCTGCTCCTTGCGCGTCTGAAGGTTCTCGGAATGGACCTTGAGGCGATGAGGGACGCCGGTCAGGTCCACATCGAACAGCTCGATGCCGCCGAGCTTTCGCCAGGGGAGTTTGCCCATCGCGTGCGAGACTGCGTCGACAAATTGGGCGCAAAAACCGTTATCATCGACAGTATCAACGGATATCAAGCGTCGATGCCGGATGAGAATTCGCTGGTCCTTCACATGCATGAGCTGCTGCAATTTCTGAACAGGCAAGGCGCCAACACCTTTCTCACCGTCGCCCAACACGGGCTGGTCGGGGACATGAAGGCACCCGTTGACGTCACCTATCTCGCCGATACCGTCATTCTGCTGCGTTACTTCGAGGCTGCCGGGAAGGTGCGGCGGGCCGTTTCCGTGATCAAGAAGAGGACCGGCTTCCACGAGGATACCATTCGGGAATATCGCATCGGCGCTAACGGGCTAACACTCGGAGGACCTCTCGTGGGGTTCCAGGGCGTGCTCCGCGGCGTCCCCGAATTCACAGATACCGCAAAGTCGCTCTTGTCGACCGATGGTGGGGATAGCGGCAATTCCTAA
- a CDS encoding organic hydroperoxide resistance protein produces the protein MTKIDKVLYTGRTRTTGGRDGASLSDDGELDIRLSPPGSTRPGTNPEQLFAAGWSACFIGAIGIAAGKLKVRIPTETAVNAEVDLGTTDGDYFLQARLKVSLPGIEADVAKALVDEAHRTCPYSKATRGNIQVELSIA, from the coding sequence ATGACCAAGATCGACAAGGTTCTCTATACCGGCAGGACCCGCACCACCGGCGGGCGCGACGGCGCTTCGCTGAGCGATGACGGAGAGCTGGATATCAGGCTCTCGCCTCCCGGCAGCACCCGCCCCGGCACCAATCCCGAACAGCTTTTCGCGGCCGGCTGGTCTGCCTGCTTCATTGGCGCGATCGGCATTGCCGCCGGCAAGTTGAAGGTCAGGATTCCCACCGAAACCGCCGTGAATGCGGAGGTCGACCTCGGCACGACGGATGGCGACTACTTCCTGCAGGCCCGTCTCAAGGTCAGCTTGCCGGGCATCGAAGCGGATGTCGCAAAGGCGCTGGTGGATGAAGCGCACCGGACCTGCCCCTATTCCAAGGCGACACGCGGCAATATCCAGGTCGAACTGAGCATTGCCTGA
- the maiA gene encoding maleylacetoacetate isomerase gives MKLYQNEISSATARVRIALALKGLKAEALPVTILGEDAESRQAGYRKINPQGLVPALLTDSGVLITQSLAIIEYLDEFQPEPPLLPGTAEGRAQARSIALAIAAEIHALLPPRIGLHLRAVFQADADAIATWSRHWVGEGMAAVETMIAGRRQGAFAIGDRPGIAEIFLFPQAVSARRMGFDLAQWPNISEIVAKLQTIPAFQENAPAARR, from the coding sequence TTGAAGCTCTATCAGAACGAAATTTCCTCAGCGACGGCGAGGGTCAGGATCGCGCTCGCCCTGAAGGGGTTGAAGGCCGAGGCATTGCCGGTCACCATTCTTGGCGAAGACGCTGAGAGCCGGCAGGCGGGATACCGCAAGATCAATCCGCAGGGGCTGGTTCCGGCCTTGCTGACGGATAGCGGTGTTCTCATCACCCAGTCGCTGGCAATCATCGAATATCTCGATGAATTTCAACCTGAGCCGCCGCTCTTGCCCGGCACGGCGGAGGGCAGGGCGCAGGCCCGCTCGATCGCGCTTGCCATCGCAGCCGAGATCCATGCGCTGCTGCCGCCGCGAATCGGCCTGCATCTCCGCGCGGTCTTCCAGGCCGATGCCGATGCCATTGCCACATGGAGCCGCCATTGGGTCGGTGAGGGAATGGCTGCTGTCGAGACGATGATCGCGGGCCGGAGGCAAGGGGCTTTCGCCATCGGAGATCGGCCGGGCATTGCCGAGATTTTCCTCTTTCCGCAGGCGGTCAGCGCCCGGCGCATGGGTTTCGATCTCGCGCAGTGGCCGAATATTTCAGAGATTGTCGCAAAGCTCCAGACGATCCCTGCTTTCCAGGAGAACGCGCCTGCGGCTAGACGGTGA
- a CDS encoding response regulator has protein sequence MDHVDHILIVDDDREIRELVSGYLQKNGLRTSVAADGRQMRSFLEANAVDLIVLDIMMPGDDGLVLCRELRAGRHKAIPILMLTARTDEMDRILGLEMGADDYLAKPFAARELLARIKAVLRRTRMLPPNFQISEAGQLLTFGDWRLDTVARHLLDKDGTAIALSGAEYRLLRVFIDHPQRVLNRDQLLSLTQGRDAELFDRSIDLLVSRLRQRLGDDAREPTYIKTVRSEGYVFSVPVEISEPRR, from the coding sequence ATGGATCATGTCGATCACATCCTGATCGTCGACGACGATCGTGAAATCCGCGAGCTGGTCTCGGGCTATCTGCAGAAGAATGGCCTCAGGACCAGCGTTGCCGCCGACGGCCGCCAGATGCGCAGCTTTCTGGAAGCCAATGCCGTCGACCTGATCGTGCTCGACATCATGATGCCGGGCGACGATGGGTTGGTGCTGTGCCGCGAATTGCGCGCCGGCCGGCACAAGGCGATACCGATCCTGATGCTGACGGCCCGCACTGACGAGATGGACCGGATCCTGGGTTTGGAGATGGGCGCCGACGATTATCTTGCCAAGCCCTTTGCCGCACGCGAGCTTCTCGCCCGCATCAAGGCGGTGCTGCGGCGCACGCGCATGCTGCCTCCCAACTTCCAGATCAGCGAAGCGGGACAATTGCTGACCTTCGGCGATTGGCGGCTCGATACGGTCGCCCGTCACCTTCTCGACAAGGACGGGACCGCGATTGCGCTGAGCGGCGCGGAATACCGCCTGCTTCGTGTCTTCATCGACCATCCGCAGCGCGTGCTCAACCGAGACCAGCTTCTGAGCCTGACGCAGGGCCGCGACGCCGAGCTCTTCGATCGCTCGATCGATCTTCTCGTCAGCCGCCTGCGGCAGCGTCTGGGGGATGATGCGCGCGAGCCGACCTACATCAAGACAGTGCGCAGCGAAGGTTATGTCTTCTCGGTTCCCGTCGAAATTTCGGAGCCGCGCCGATGA
- a CDS encoding hybrid sensor histidine kinase/response regulator, which translates to MVGIAAIPNSGKPRALIYTPAGRDASVAVSLIDEAGLESIAAADLSTFASSLSDDIALGVLTEEAVRSSDLKAIASWVSAQPSWSDLPFIVLTMRGGGPERNPSAARLSEVLGNVTFLERPFHPTSFISIIRTALKGRHRQYEARAQLEALSEGERRLQTALVAGRLGAWELELSSKALSVSPTCKEIFGRGADDDVTYDDLIESIHPEDRPVVEARLRQTIDTGRDYSIEHRTIWPDGSLHWTEVHAQLYTDRYGSARKLVGVCSDTTTRKTAEDDLRRLNETLEERVKERTREVNTAHQTLLEEVAQRERAEEQLRQSQKMEAIGQLTGGVAHDFNNLLMVVLGNLELLGKHVAGDAKAMRLVDGALQGARRGAALTQRLLAFARQQDLQVRPVDLAELVTGMHDLLQRSVGSSINIETILPAALPPALVDANQLELALLNLAVNARDAMPEGGRLAISLREEQVIGNDGGLGEGSYLVLAVADSGTGMDAETLKKAVDPFFSTKEVGKGTGLGLSMIHGLAVQLNGALVLTSELGTGTTAELWLPATERPPERPAEELPALEASPGLKILLVDDDTLIAMSSADMLEDLGHDVVEANSGSEALALIRSGQHFDLMITDYSMPGMTGAQLAQSARNMLPTLPIILATGYAELPAGTDIDLPRLGKPYNQAQLAKEITKAIAGEMTPILGSSRIATASVPRLAEADDRRDEIGDGVRVI; encoded by the coding sequence ATGGTGGGGATAGCGGCAATTCCTAATTCCGGCAAACCGAGAGCGCTGATCTACACCCCCGCTGGCCGCGATGCCTCGGTGGCGGTTTCATTGATTGATGAGGCAGGATTGGAATCGATTGCCGCCGCCGACCTTTCCACGTTTGCCTCGTCACTCAGTGATGACATAGCGCTTGGCGTTCTGACGGAAGAAGCGGTTCGGTCGAGTGATCTGAAGGCGATCGCGTCCTGGGTTTCGGCCCAGCCGAGCTGGTCGGACCTGCCTTTCATCGTCCTCACCATGCGAGGCGGGGGGCCAGAGCGAAATCCAAGCGCAGCCAGACTTTCCGAAGTGCTTGGCAACGTCACCTTCCTGGAAAGGCCGTTTCATCCGACCTCCTTCATTAGTATTATTCGAACAGCTTTGAAGGGACGGCATCGCCAGTATGAGGCGCGTGCCCAGCTCGAGGCTCTTAGCGAAGGAGAGCGTCGGCTGCAGACCGCGCTCGTTGCCGGTCGGCTCGGGGCATGGGAGCTGGAACTATCTTCGAAGGCCTTGTCGGTCTCGCCGACCTGCAAGGAGATTTTCGGCCGAGGCGCCGACGACGATGTCACCTACGACGATTTGATTGAAAGCATCCACCCCGAGGACCGGCCCGTCGTGGAAGCGCGCCTGCGCCAGACCATCGACACTGGACGTGACTACTCCATCGAGCACAGAACGATATGGCCGGATGGATCGCTACATTGGACCGAGGTCCATGCGCAGCTCTATACCGACAGATATGGTTCCGCCAGGAAACTTGTCGGCGTCTGCTCCGATACCACCACCCGGAAGACCGCCGAGGATGATCTGAGACGGCTGAACGAAACCCTCGAAGAGCGCGTCAAGGAACGGACCAGGGAGGTCAACACCGCGCATCAGACCCTGCTCGAGGAGGTGGCCCAGCGTGAGCGAGCCGAGGAGCAGCTTCGCCAATCACAGAAAATGGAAGCGATCGGCCAGCTCACGGGTGGTGTCGCACATGATTTCAATAATCTGCTGATGGTGGTTCTTGGGAACCTGGAGCTGCTGGGCAAACATGTCGCCGGAGATGCCAAGGCGATGCGTCTGGTCGATGGCGCACTGCAGGGCGCGCGTCGGGGCGCTGCGCTCACGCAGCGGCTGCTGGCCTTTGCCAGACAGCAGGACCTGCAGGTCAGGCCCGTCGATCTGGCCGAGCTGGTGACAGGAATGCACGATCTGCTGCAGCGTTCGGTCGGGTCCTCGATCAACATCGAAACCATTCTGCCGGCGGCGTTGCCGCCGGCGCTGGTTGATGCGAACCAGCTCGAACTGGCGCTGCTCAACCTTGCCGTCAACGCGCGCGATGCGATGCCGGAGGGTGGAAGGCTGGCGATATCGCTCCGTGAGGAACAGGTTATCGGCAATGATGGCGGTCTCGGGGAGGGAAGCTATCTCGTGTTGGCGGTGGCTGACAGCGGCACCGGTATGGATGCGGAGACGCTGAAAAAGGCGGTCGATCCGTTTTTTTCGACCAAGGAAGTCGGAAAGGGCACTGGCCTGGGCCTGTCGATGATCCACGGGCTTGCCGTTCAGCTCAACGGCGCTCTTGTCCTGACAAGCGAGCTGGGCACAGGAACGACCGCAGAGCTGTGGCTTCCGGCGACAGAACGGCCCCCTGAGCGTCCGGCCGAAGAATTGCCAGCCCTAGAGGCCTCGCCCGGGCTGAAGATACTTCTGGTGGATGACGATACGCTGATTGCCATGAGTTCCGCCGATATGCTCGAAGATCTCGGCCATGATGTCGTCGAGGCAAATTCCGGTTCGGAGGCGCTCGCGTTGATCAGGAGCGGTCAACACTTCGACCTGATGATTACCGATTATTCGATGCCGGGCATGACCGGCGCACAGCTCGCTCAGTCCGCGCGGAACATGCTTCCGACTCTCCCGATCATCCTGGCAACTGGTTATGCCGAGCTTCCCGCCGGCACAGATATCGATCTTCCGCGATTGGGAAAGCCCTATAATCAGGCGCAGCTTGCCAAGGAAATCACCAAGGCGATTGCAGGCGAAATGACTCCGATCTTGGGATCCAGCCGCATCGCAACCGCTTCAGTGCCTCGCTTGGCCGAGGCCGACGACCGCCGCGATGAAATCGGCGATGGCGTCCGTGTCATCTAG
- a CDS encoding alpha/beta fold hydrolase: protein MSEQINHQRRRFFGMTAIALAAVEFGVAGTAAGQPVPASPAALPEVKAGTNTSFEALKQIKTDVLDIGYAEAGKADGPVVLLLHGWPYDIYSFVDVAPLLASAGYRVIVPYLRGYGSTRFLHEKTPRNGQPSALAADMIALLDALGIEKAVIAGYDWGGRTANIMAALWPERCKAMVSVSGYLIGSQEANRKPLPPKAELAWWYQFYFATERGRLGYESNTHDFAKLIWQTASPKWNFDDATFDRSAAAFDNPDHVAIVIHNYRWRLGLVEGEAKYDAYEKKLAALPMISVPTITMEGDANGAPHPEPSAYAGKFSGRYEHRTIGGGIGHNLPQEAPQAFAQAVIDVDRF, encoded by the coding sequence ATGTCAGAGCAAATCAACCACCAACGCCGCCGTTTCTTCGGCATGACGGCAATTGCGCTTGCGGCCGTCGAATTCGGCGTCGCCGGCACCGCCGCCGGCCAGCCGGTGCCGGCCTCCCCCGCAGCCTTGCCCGAGGTGAAGGCCGGAACCAACACGAGCTTCGAAGCGCTGAAGCAGATCAAGACCGATGTGCTGGATATCGGCTATGCCGAGGCGGGCAAGGCGGATGGCCCGGTCGTGTTGCTGCTGCACGGCTGGCCCTATGACATCTATAGCTTCGTCGACGTCGCGCCGCTGCTTGCCTCTGCCGGCTACAGGGTCATCGTGCCTTATCTCCGGGGCTACGGCTCGACCCGCTTCCTCCATGAAAAGACGCCGCGCAATGGCCAGCCTTCGGCTCTCGCTGCCGATATGATCGCCCTGCTCGACGCGCTTGGGATCGAAAAGGCAGTCATTGCCGGCTACGACTGGGGCGGACGGACCGCCAACATCATGGCGGCGCTGTGGCCGGAGCGCTGCAAGGCGATGGTATCGGTGAGCGGCTACCTGATCGGCAGCCAGGAAGCCAACAGGAAGCCGCTGCCACCCAAGGCTGAACTTGCCTGGTGGTACCAGTTCTATTTCGCGACCGAACGCGGGCGTCTCGGTTACGAGAGCAATACTCACGATTTCGCGAAGCTCATCTGGCAGACGGCATCGCCGAAGTGGAATTTCGACGACGCGACCTTCGACAGGTCGGCGGCCGCCTTTGACAATCCCGATCACGTTGCGATCGTCATTCACAATTATCGCTGGCGTCTGGGGCTTGTCGAAGGCGAGGCGAAGTATGATGCCTATGAGAAGAAGCTTGCTGCCTTGCCGATGATTTCGGTGCCGACGATCACGATGGAAGGTGATGCAAACGGTGCGCCGCATCCGGAGCCCTCCGCCTATGCCGGTAAATTCTCCGGCAGATACGAGCACCGCACGATCGGCGGCGGCATCGGCCATAACCTGCCGCAGGAGGCGCCGCAGGCCTTTGCCCAGGCGGTCATCGACGTCGATCGCTTCTGA